From Saccharothrix espanaensis DSM 44229, the proteins below share one genomic window:
- a CDS encoding ABC transporter ATP-binding protein — protein MPDSLLRAENVVKHYNVRNGRKRGVVRAVHDVSFELGRGETLALVGESGCGKSTLARTLVCLEEPTSGRVVLDDVDLAGLSERRRRPRRKRIQMVFQDPFASLNPRMSIGDLVGEAYEVHGLPDGVGSARAAVAELLDRVGLDPAMAGHHPRQLSGGQRQRVAIARALAPHPAVLICDEPTSALDVSVQAQIIALLRRLQADLGISYVFISHDLAVVRQIADRVAVMYLGRIVESGTAQEIFDTPQHPYTQALLASIPTLTPGRPARLDGEAPSPMNPPAGCHFRPRCPHARSECGQRLPDLAAVSPTHSAACLFPQIRRSHIPTEGQS, from the coding sequence GTGCCTGATTCGTTGCTGCGGGCGGAGAACGTCGTCAAGCACTACAACGTCCGAAATGGACGCAAGCGCGGCGTGGTCCGCGCGGTGCACGACGTCAGCTTCGAGCTGGGCCGGGGCGAGACGCTGGCCCTGGTCGGCGAGTCGGGGTGCGGGAAGTCCACCTTGGCCCGAACGCTGGTGTGCCTGGAGGAGCCGACGTCCGGCCGGGTCGTGCTCGACGACGTCGACCTCGCCGGGCTGTCGGAACGCCGGCGCAGGCCCCGGCGCAAGCGGATCCAGATGGTCTTCCAGGACCCGTTCGCCTCGCTGAACCCGAGGATGAGCATCGGCGACCTGGTCGGCGAGGCGTACGAGGTGCACGGCCTGCCCGACGGCGTCGGGTCGGCGCGCGCCGCCGTGGCCGAACTGCTCGACCGGGTCGGCCTCGACCCCGCCATGGCCGGGCACCACCCCCGGCAGCTCTCCGGCGGGCAGCGGCAGCGGGTCGCGATCGCCCGCGCCCTCGCGCCGCACCCCGCGGTGCTGATCTGCGACGAGCCGACCTCCGCGCTCGACGTGTCGGTGCAGGCGCAGATCATCGCCCTGCTGCGCCGGTTGCAGGCCGACCTCGGCATCTCCTACGTCTTCATCAGCCACGACCTGGCGGTGGTGCGCCAGATCGCCGACCGCGTCGCGGTCATGTACCTGGGCCGGATCGTGGAATCCGGTACCGCGCAGGAGATCTTCGACACTCCGCAGCACCCCTACACCCAAGCCCTGCTCGCCTCGATCCCCACGCTGACCCCGGGCCGTCCCGCCCGGCTCGACGGCGAGGCGCCCAGCCCGATGAACCCGCCCGCGGGCTGCCACTTCCGCCCGCGCTGCCCGCACGCCCGGTCGGAGTGCGGGCAGCGCCTGCCCGACCTGGCCGCGGTCTCGCCGACCCACTCGGCCGCCTGCCTGTTCCCCCAGATCCGCCGCTCGCACATCCCCACGGAGGGACAATCGTGA
- a CDS encoding ABC transporter ATP-binding protein, producing the protein MNESTSDTALLAIENLRVTFHGEREVPAVRGVSFSLSAKESVAVLGESGCGKTATARAVMGLLDPGTEVAGRIVYRGEDVLALPAKRRRALCGSKMAMVFQDAQTALNPSFTVGDQIAEMFRVHAGASKKAARERATDLISKVGIPDAKRRAKEYPHQLSGGMRQRVVIAMAVALGPELLLADEPTTALDVTVQAQIIDLLQELRQEYETALVLITHDLAVAAQVASRGAVMYAGQVVETGALERLYRSPRHPYTISLLESVPRVERRVDDLGSIPGSPPDPAALPEGCAFASRCRFAVDVCRVEQPVLRGLADGSLVACHRAEEVAGA; encoded by the coding sequence ATGAACGAGTCCACTTCCGACACCGCACTGCTCGCGATCGAGAACCTGCGCGTGACCTTCCACGGCGAACGGGAGGTCCCCGCTGTGCGCGGGGTGTCGTTCTCCCTGTCCGCCAAGGAATCCGTGGCCGTGCTCGGCGAGTCGGGTTGTGGCAAGACCGCCACCGCCCGTGCGGTGATGGGACTGCTCGACCCGGGAACCGAGGTGGCCGGCCGGATCGTCTACCGGGGCGAGGACGTGCTCGCCCTGCCCGCCAAGCGCCGCCGGGCGTTGTGCGGCAGCAAGATGGCGATGGTGTTCCAGGACGCGCAGACCGCGCTGAACCCCTCGTTCACCGTGGGCGACCAGATCGCCGAGATGTTCCGCGTGCACGCCGGCGCGTCGAAGAAGGCCGCGCGGGAGCGGGCGACCGACCTCATCTCCAAGGTCGGCATCCCGGATGCCAAGCGGCGCGCCAAGGAGTACCCGCACCAGCTCTCGGGCGGGATGCGCCAGCGCGTGGTGATCGCGATGGCGGTCGCGCTCGGTCCGGAGCTCCTGCTCGCCGACGAGCCGACCACGGCGCTCGACGTCACGGTGCAGGCCCAGATCATCGACCTGCTCCAAGAACTGCGCCAGGAGTACGAAACCGCGCTCGTGCTGATCACCCACGACCTCGCCGTGGCCGCCCAGGTCGCGTCCCGGGGCGCGGTGATGTACGCCGGACAGGTTGTCGAAACCGGTGCCCTGGAACGGCTTTACCGCTCGCCGCGACACCCGTACACGATTTCTCTGCTGGAGTCCGTGCCCCGGGTGGAGCGCCGGGTCGACGACCTGGGCTCCATCCCCGGCTCCCCGCCGGACCCGGCGGCGCTGCCCGAGGGGTGCGCGTTCGCCTCGCGCTGCCGGTTCGCCGTCGACGTCTGCCGCGTCGAACAGCCAGTGCTGCGCGGTTTGGCGGACGGTTCCCTGGTCGCGTGCCACCGCGCGGAGGAGGTGGCCGGTGCCTGA
- a CDS encoding aminoglycoside phosphotransferase family protein has product MSEEFLAGGHSADEVVRIGDTVHRAPASPFAARVLSHLESVGYPYAPRHLGVDDRGRDVLTHLPGRTTDHPTQRAEGAYARGGEMLRALHDATAGHPLAGGAECVVHGDPGPFNTIFRDGTPVAFIDWSGCAPGTRLDDVAYLAWTWCVQSQGNVPIADQAAHLRELRDGYGDIGPDDLVAAMVGRQTRIVDHETTNRDDPSLTATRREHAENAIRWAASDRALILEHRELLLAALR; this is encoded by the coding sequence ATGAGCGAGGAATTCCTGGCGGGTGGGCACAGCGCGGACGAGGTCGTCCGCATCGGCGACACCGTGCACCGCGCCCCGGCTTCCCCCTTCGCCGCCCGCGTCCTCTCCCACCTGGAGTCCGTCGGCTACCCGTACGCCCCACGCCACCTGGGCGTGGACGACCGGGGCCGCGACGTCCTGACCCACCTCCCCGGCCGGACCACCGACCACCCGACGCAACGTGCCGAGGGCGCCTACGCCCGAGGCGGCGAAATGCTCCGCGCCCTGCACGACGCCACCGCCGGCCACCCCCTCGCCGGCGGCGCGGAGTGCGTCGTCCACGGCGATCCCGGCCCGTTCAACACGATCTTCCGGGACGGCACCCCGGTGGCCTTCATCGACTGGTCCGGCTGCGCCCCGGGCACCCGGCTGGACGACGTGGCCTACCTGGCGTGGACGTGGTGCGTCCAGAGCCAGGGCAACGTGCCGATCGCCGACCAGGCCGCGCACTTGAGGGAACTGCGCGACGGCTACGGCGACATCGGCCCGGACGACCTCGTCGCGGCGATGGTCGGACGACAGACCCGGATCGTGGACCACGAAACCACGAACCGCGACGACCCGAGCCTGACCGCCACGCGCCGTGAGCACGCCGAGAACGCCATCAGGTGGGCCGCCTCCGACCGCGCCCTGATCCTCGAACACCGGGAGTTGCTGCTCGCTGCCCTGCGCTGA
- a CDS encoding serine hydrolase gives MHLRAWLVVVACALTVAACGDAAQSAAPSSSLPARTSTTSEAPSSSPSPLPPSSSVPTTTVVPSPTVVTTEAKAEDCPLPASGFDCDLQRRIGAVKRYVASRPGSVGVVVRDRQTGAVWRNEHAGDLVWTASTIKLAMAVDLLRRDHAGGISLTGEDHALITAMLHDSDDDAADALWSRYAGADRRVFNAAFPAYGLTSLVPANPSSPYWGLQKCTTDDLDRLIGYVLSNLSAEDRSYVVGQMRAVGPDQQWGVWGAGPSASPGTKDGWSEEDTGWVVNTVGFVGPGERYTVAVMNDLAGEGGYDEGRATDTEVARILFADRF, from the coding sequence GTGCATCTGCGTGCTTGGCTGGTCGTGGTCGCCTGCGCGTTGACGGTCGCCGCGTGCGGTGACGCGGCCCAGTCCGCGGCTCCGTCATCGTCGTTACCGGCCCGGACCTCGACCACTTCCGAAGCGCCCTCGTCGTCGCCCTCGCCGTTGCCGCCGTCGTCGTCCGTGCCGACGACCACCGTGGTGCCGTCGCCGACGGTCGTGACGACCGAGGCGAAGGCGGAGGACTGCCCGCTGCCGGCCTCCGGGTTCGACTGCGACCTGCAACGCCGGATCGGGGCCGTGAAGCGGTACGTCGCGAGCCGGCCCGGCAGCGTGGGCGTCGTGGTGCGCGACCGCCAGACCGGTGCGGTGTGGCGCAACGAGCACGCCGGCGACCTGGTGTGGACCGCCTCCACCATCAAGCTCGCGATGGCCGTCGACCTGCTCCGGCGCGACCACGCCGGCGGGATCTCGCTGACCGGCGAGGACCACGCGCTGATCACCGCGATGCTGCACGACTCGGACGATGACGCGGCCGACGCGCTGTGGTCCCGGTACGCGGGCGCGGACCGGCGGGTGTTCAACGCCGCGTTCCCGGCCTACGGCCTGACCTCGCTGGTGCCCGCCAACCCGTCGTCGCCCTACTGGGGCCTCCAGAAGTGCACGACCGACGACCTGGACCGGCTGATCGGCTACGTGCTGTCCAACCTGTCCGCCGAGGACCGCTCCTACGTGGTCGGGCAGATGCGCGCGGTGGGCCCGGACCAGCAGTGGGGCGTGTGGGGCGCGGGGCCGTCGGCGAGTCCGGGCACCAAGGACGGCTGGTCGGAGGAGGACACCGGCTGGGTGGTGAACACGGTCGGGTTCGTCGGGCCGGGCGAGCGCTACACGGTGGCCGTGATGAACGACCTCGCCGGCGAAGGCGGCTACGACGAGGGCCGGGCGACCGACACCGAGGTCGCCCGGATCCTGTTCGCCGACCGCTTCTGA
- a CDS encoding ATP-binding protein: MPFSPTAPFVPRPPDVELLAATTNKLIKPFEAVVLLLQATNLVMSAVNDRYRDGALPVVLALGLLHLVLAVLVVYRRGPLTRGHAWTFVRIAMIFVVQLLLAHLLAPGDFAAYGNGVPMGNYALIPLTVFAFYPWDGFRNPLRRRVIECGLVVTIVLHPLLIIGLSHHWEFTGAHVRSVVQYAVWAVVWFLTGKGIAWLCRIAVRVETEALTRSYEVALGDFHSHVESAARRIDAGHDPRQVGRELRETTYTRRRQLLLQEHNVGAVDIVKNAVRLHGDRLTLLSSPRLGALTIPRDRAIVLEQGLADLLKNVVDHGGGAVALDFALEGDTMVFDVRDNGPGLTPETFAEPDSGVQRLRRRLLELGGDLLLRDRAAGTAIRLTLPLRAAG, from the coding sequence GTGCCGTTCAGTCCCACCGCGCCCTTCGTGCCGAGACCGCCCGACGTCGAACTCCTGGCGGCGACGACCAACAAGCTGATCAAGCCGTTCGAGGCGGTCGTCCTGCTCCTCCAAGCGACGAACCTCGTCATGAGCGCCGTCAACGACCGGTACCGCGACGGCGCGTTGCCGGTCGTGCTCGCGCTCGGCCTGCTCCACCTGGTGTTGGCGGTGCTGGTCGTGTACCGGCGCGGACCGCTCACTCGCGGGCACGCGTGGACGTTCGTCAGGATCGCGATGATCTTCGTCGTGCAGCTCCTGCTGGCGCACCTGCTGGCACCCGGCGACTTCGCCGCGTACGGCAACGGCGTGCCGATGGGCAACTACGCCCTGATCCCGTTGACGGTCTTCGCCTTCTACCCGTGGGACGGGTTCCGCAACCCCTTGCGGCGTCGGGTGATCGAGTGCGGGTTGGTCGTGACGATCGTGCTGCACCCACTGCTGATCATCGGGCTCTCGCACCACTGGGAGTTCACTGGCGCGCACGTGCGCAGCGTGGTGCAGTACGCGGTCTGGGCAGTCGTGTGGTTCCTGACCGGCAAGGGGATCGCGTGGCTGTGCCGCATCGCCGTGCGGGTGGAGACCGAGGCGCTCACCCGCAGCTACGAGGTGGCGCTGGGCGATTTCCACTCCCACGTCGAGAGCGCCGCCCGCCGGATCGACGCCGGGCACGACCCCCGGCAGGTGGGCCGGGAACTGCGCGAGACCACCTACACCCGGCGCAGGCAGCTGCTCCTCCAAGAGCACAACGTGGGAGCGGTCGACATCGTCAAGAACGCGGTCCGCCTGCACGGCGACCGGTTGACGCTGCTGTCCTCGCCCCGCCTCGGCGCGCTGACCATCCCGCGCGACCGCGCGATCGTGCTGGAGCAGGGGCTCGCCGACCTGCTCAAGAACGTGGTCGACCACGGCGGTGGCGCGGTGGCGCTCGACTTCGCGCTGGAGGGCGACACGATGGTCTTCGACGTGCGCGACAACGGCCCCGGGCTGACGCCCGAGACGTTCGCCGAGCCGGACAGCGGCGTGCAGCGCCTGCGGCGCAGGCTGCTGGAGCTGGGTGGAGACCTGCTCCTGCGGGACCGCGCCGCCGGCACGGCGATCCGGCTCACCCTCCCGCTGCGCGCGGCCGGGTGA
- a CDS encoding response regulator has product MRILIIEDEGMAAQMAVTELGGALPCEVTVVADPVEALVRLHRERFDVAVVDMLYQAHSVEFERRRRRGRVRLTDARLHLSGLAVLRAAHTASPATRTVLWTNGEPNRRLHMMFAHEQLGCRVMCPKDAVGKLSTAVRAAVRDRELIDPVLGMYFPLPSSPTLGETFFTSSTRLAVWRAMALGVHEHTAIGKIAGVTAGTIRRGMDGLRARLVAFDPGCTLDGPPTAEVVRYASQNWQFFLDDTVREFHR; this is encoded by the coding sequence GTGCGCATCCTGATCATCGAGGACGAGGGCATGGCCGCCCAGATGGCGGTCACCGAGCTCGGCGGCGCGCTGCCGTGCGAGGTGACCGTGGTGGCCGACCCGGTCGAGGCCCTTGTCCGGCTGCACCGCGAACGCTTCGACGTCGCCGTCGTGGACATGCTCTACCAAGCGCACTCGGTGGAGTTCGAACGGCGACGCCGACGGGGCCGGGTGCGGCTCACCGATGCCCGGCTGCACCTGAGCGGCCTGGCGGTGCTCAGAGCGGCCCACACCGCGTCCCCGGCGACGAGGACGGTGTTGTGGACCAACGGCGAACCGAACCGGCGGCTGCACATGATGTTCGCCCACGAACAGCTCGGCTGCCGGGTCATGTGTCCCAAGGACGCGGTGGGGAAGCTCTCCACCGCGGTGCGCGCCGCCGTGCGGGACCGCGAGCTGATCGACCCGGTGCTGGGGATGTACTTCCCGCTCCCCTCCTCACCGACGTTGGGCGAGACGTTCTTCACGTCGAGCACGAGACTCGCGGTGTGGCGGGCCATGGCGCTGGGCGTGCACGAGCACACCGCCATCGGGAAGATCGCCGGGGTCACCGCCGGGACCATCCGCCGGGGCATGGACGGCCTCCGCGCGCGGCTGGTGGCGTTCGACCCCGGTTGCACCCTGGACGGTCCGCCGACCGCCGAGGTCGTCCGCTACGCGAGCCAGAACTGGCAGTTCTTCCTCGACGACACGGTGAGGGAGTTCCACCGATGA
- a CDS encoding MFS transporter, translating to MNDVIPARAGRREWIALGVLALPALLVSIDVYVLLLALPHLSTDLGASTVEQLWITDGYGFLLAGFVITMGRLGDRVGRRRLLLVGAAAFGAASVVAAWSTSPAMLIAARGALGVAGAIVAPSTLSLIRTLFRDPRQLGLAIGIWGMCFSAGAVIGPVVGGALLSHFWWGSVFLLGVPAMALLLAVGPVLLPEHREPDPGGLDLVSVGLSLVAVIPAVYGLKELAEDGWQAAPVTGLVTGVVFGVAFVRRQRRLEHPLLDLRLFANRSFSTALGGMVAGTMLMGAIMLFITQDLQSVEGLSPFEAGLWMMPAVVVNALSFVVSPILARRFRPAHVIGGGLAISVSGLVVLTQTDPTSGPTTLATGFALLFLGAGPLVTLSVHLVMASSPAARAGSAAALNETGGQFGFAFGLAALGSVGAAVYDSRFTPPSRVPADAADAAREGLAEAVVAARDLPADLAAELLAPAREAFVAGLHLVAAISAGALAVVAVLIVRLLRAVPPIGAADERAAPAEVPAVD from the coding sequence ATGAACGACGTCATCCCGGCACGGGCCGGGCGGCGGGAGTGGATCGCGCTCGGCGTGCTCGCGCTGCCGGCGCTGCTGGTCTCCATCGACGTCTACGTCCTGCTCCTCGCCCTCCCCCACCTGAGCACGGACCTGGGCGCGAGCACCGTCGAGCAGCTCTGGATCACCGACGGCTACGGGTTCCTGCTGGCCGGGTTCGTGATCACGATGGGCCGGCTCGGCGACCGGGTCGGCCGGCGCCGGCTGCTGCTGGTCGGGGCCGCCGCGTTCGGCGCCGCCTCGGTCGTCGCGGCCTGGTCGACCAGCCCGGCGATGCTGATCGCGGCGCGCGGCGCGCTCGGCGTGGCCGGCGCGATCGTGGCACCGTCGACCCTCTCGCTGATCCGCACGCTGTTCCGGGACCCGCGGCAGCTGGGACTGGCGATCGGGATCTGGGGGATGTGCTTCTCGGCCGGGGCGGTGATCGGGCCGGTGGTCGGCGGCGCGCTGCTGTCGCACTTCTGGTGGGGCTCGGTCTTCCTGCTCGGGGTGCCGGCCATGGCGCTGCTGCTCGCGGTGGGCCCGGTCCTGCTGCCCGAGCACCGCGAGCCGGACCCGGGCGGGCTCGACCTGGTCAGCGTCGGGCTGTCGCTGGTCGCGGTGATCCCGGCGGTGTACGGGCTCAAGGAACTGGCCGAGGACGGCTGGCAGGCGGCTCCGGTCACGGGGCTGGTGACCGGGGTCGTCTTCGGCGTCGCGTTCGTCCGCCGGCAGCGGCGGTTGGAGCACCCGCTGCTCGACCTGCGGCTGTTCGCGAACCGGTCGTTCAGCACCGCGTTGGGCGGCATGGTCGCCGGCACGATGCTGATGGGCGCCATCATGCTGTTCATCACCCAGGACTTGCAGTCGGTCGAGGGGCTTTCGCCGTTCGAGGCGGGCTTGTGGATGATGCCCGCCGTCGTGGTCAACGCGCTGTCGTTCGTCGTGTCGCCGATCCTCGCCCGCCGGTTCCGGCCCGCGCACGTGATCGGCGGCGGGCTGGCGATCTCGGTGTCCGGCCTGGTCGTGCTCACCCAGACCGACCCGACGTCGGGGCCGACCACCCTGGCCACCGGGTTCGCCCTGCTCTTCCTCGGGGCCGGGCCGCTGGTGACGCTGAGCGTGCACCTGGTCATGGCCTCCTCGCCGGCGGCGAGGGCCGGCTCCGCGGCCGCGCTCAACGAGACCGGCGGCCAGTTCGGCTTCGCGTTCGGGCTCGCCGCGCTGGGCAGCGTCGGCGCGGCCGTCTACGACAGCCGGTTCACCCCGCCGAGCCGGGTTCCGGCCGACGCCGCCGACGCCGCGCGGGAGGGCCTGGCCGAGGCGGTGGTGGCCGCCCGCGACCTGCCGGCGGACCTGGCCGCCGAACTCCTCGCGCCGGCCCGGGAGGCGTTCGTCGCCGGGCTGCACCTGGTGGCCGCGATCAGCGCGGGGGCGCTCGCCGTCGTCGCGGTGCTGATCGTCCGCCTGCTGCGCGCGGTGCCCCCGATCGGGGCGGCCGACGAGCGGGCCGCGCCGGCAGAGGTGCCGGCGGTGGACTAG
- a CDS encoding VOC family protein: MAIARFPSFVIDCPDPEVLANFYNAILEWKIDPSADWIDIRSEEGQCISFQRVADYKPPVWPSQDVPQQMHLDVVVDDLDTAEAAVLELGATKHPHQPGTSFRVFLDPAGHPFCLCRS, from the coding sequence ATGGCAATCGCACGGTTCCCCAGCTTCGTCATCGACTGCCCCGACCCCGAGGTGCTCGCGAACTTCTACAACGCGATCCTGGAGTGGAAGATCGACCCGTCCGCCGACTGGATCGACATCCGGTCCGAGGAAGGCCAGTGCATCTCCTTCCAGCGGGTGGCCGACTACAAGCCGCCGGTGTGGCCGTCCCAGGACGTGCCCCAGCAGATGCACCTCGACGTCGTCGTGGACGACCTCGACACCGCCGAGGCGGCCGTGCTCGAACTCGGCGCGACCAAGCACCCGCACCAGCCCGGCACGTCCTTCCGGGTCTTCCTCGACCCCGCCGGGCACCCGTTCTGCCTCTGCCGGAGCTGA
- a CDS encoding RICIN domain-containing protein, whose product MAAALGFLAPAIAGAQADGPVPPAGNFMIQNSRTGYCADLPDFGPGTVDGPVNQWHCRPGPGDNQTWRLIYADPGSESFAIQNISDKLCMDVPFFGSVERGAKVTEYHCRPGADDNQDFTLLSGSPVRFKHVKTGFCLAAPGGLDTRLTLDLCSSGLTDWRIVQ is encoded by the coding sequence GTGGCCGCTGCTCTCGGATTCCTGGCACCGGCGATCGCGGGCGCCCAGGCGGATGGCCCGGTGCCGCCGGCCGGCAACTTCATGATCCAGAACTCACGCACCGGCTACTGCGCTGACCTGCCCGACTTCGGTCCGGGGACGGTCGACGGCCCGGTGAACCAGTGGCACTGCCGCCCGGGGCCGGGCGACAACCAGACCTGGCGGCTGATCTACGCCGATCCCGGCAGTGAATCGTTCGCCATTCAGAACATCTCCGACAAACTGTGCATGGACGTGCCCTTCTTCGGCTCGGTGGAGCGCGGTGCGAAGGTCACCGAATACCACTGCCGGCCCGGTGCGGACGACAACCAGGACTTCACCCTGCTGTCGGGTAGTCCGGTGCGGTTCAAGCACGTCAAGACCGGGTTCTGCCTGGCCGCACCCGGCGGTCTCGACACCCGGCTGACCTTGGACCTGTGCTCGAGCGGCCTCACCGACTGGCGCATCGTCCAGTAG
- a CDS encoding FAD-dependent monooxygenase, with protein MRVPEMDADVIVVGAGPTGLMLAGELRLAGVRPLVLERQPRLPDVPKANGLGGQVLRLLDHRGLLDRFEAAAAGPSHPAPRYPFGDVHVDFSGLAEPPLRGLTLPQPELERLLDERARDFGADVRRGQEVVGFTEDDAGVGADVRGPDGPYRVTARYLVGCDGGYSRIRELAGIPFPGTTYPEVNRLGQVTLADSVTRSADGDLDVPGLGPVRTGFTRTATGLFGFGPLDEQVVLVLTTEDGPVEADDAPLTEAEFQDSVRRVLGGTLPLGRVVRLSRYRMQARQAERYRAGRVLLAGDAAHLFPSTGVGLNAGLLDAANLAWKLAADLAGWAPPGLLDTYDAERRHAGARTMLHTQAQVALRRGRDDAAVALREVFQELLTDEQPLLRLGALIAGTDLRYPPPDPGAHVLTGTFAPDVALRAVGGADAARPVLLDLADRPDLREVAGPWRHRVDVRTAELPDRPADALLIRPDAHVAWAATTGEPAATAEPALRAALSRWFGAPASPADAP; from the coding sequence GTGCGTGTGCCGGAGATGGACGCCGACGTGATCGTGGTGGGGGCCGGGCCGACCGGGTTGATGCTGGCCGGTGAACTGCGCCTGGCCGGGGTGCGGCCGCTGGTCCTGGAGCGGCAACCCCGACTCCCGGACGTGCCCAAGGCCAACGGCCTGGGCGGGCAGGTCCTGCGGCTGCTCGACCACCGCGGTCTGCTGGACCGGTTCGAGGCAGCCGCGGCGGGCCCCAGCCACCCCGCGCCCCGGTACCCGTTCGGCGACGTGCACGTGGACTTCTCCGGCCTGGCGGAACCGCCGCTGCGCGGGCTGACGCTGCCGCAGCCGGAACTCGAACGCCTGCTCGACGAGCGCGCCCGTGACTTCGGGGCCGACGTGCGGCGCGGCCAGGAGGTGGTCGGGTTCACCGAGGACGACGCCGGGGTGGGCGCGGACGTGCGCGGCCCGGACGGGCCGTACCGGGTCACCGCCCGGTACCTGGTGGGCTGCGACGGCGGATACAGCCGGATCCGCGAGCTGGCCGGCATCCCGTTCCCCGGCACCACCTACCCCGAGGTCAACCGGTTGGGCCAGGTCACCCTGGCCGACTCGGTGACCCGCTCGGCCGACGGCGACCTCGACGTCCCCGGCCTGGGGCCGGTCCGGACCGGGTTCACCCGGACGGCGACCGGCCTGTTCGGGTTCGGGCCGCTCGACGAGCAGGTGGTGCTCGTGCTGACCACCGAGGACGGGCCCGTCGAGGCCGACGACGCGCCGCTGACCGAGGCCGAGTTCCAGGACAGCGTCCGCCGCGTGCTCGGCGGGACCCTGCCGCTGGGCCGGGTGGTCCGGCTGTCGCGCTACCGGATGCAGGCGCGGCAGGCCGAGCGGTACCGGGCCGGCCGGGTCCTGCTCGCCGGCGACGCGGCCCACCTGTTCCCGTCCACCGGCGTGGGCCTCAACGCGGGCCTGCTCGACGCGGCCAACCTCGCCTGGAAGCTGGCCGCCGACCTCGCCGGCTGGGCACCGCCGGGCCTGCTGGACACCTACGACGCCGAACGCCGCCACGCCGGTGCGCGCACGATGCTGCACACCCAGGCCCAGGTAGCGCTCAGGCGCGGCCGGGACGACGCCGCCGTGGCGCTGCGGGAGGTCTTCCAGGAGCTGCTGACCGACGAACAGCCGCTGCTGCGCCTGGGGGCCCTCATCGCCGGCACCGACCTCCGCTACCCGCCGCCCGACCCCGGTGCGCACGTCCTGACCGGCACGTTCGCCCCGGACGTCGCCCTGCGTGCGGTCGGTGGCGCGGACGCCGCCCGGCCCGTCCTGCTCGACCTCGCCGACCGCCCGGACCTGCGCGAGGTCGCCGGCCCGTGGCGGCACCGCGTCGACGTGCGCACCGCCGAGCTCCCGGACCGCCCGGCCGACGCCCTGCTGATCCGGCCGGACGCCCACGTCGCCTGGGCCGCGACCACCGGCGAACCGGCCGCCACCGCCGAGCCCGCGCTCCGCGCCGCCCTGTCCCGCTGGTTCGGCGCACCCGCGAGCCCGGCGGACGCGCCCTGA